GGAACCACAGGAATGCGATCCAGACACATCCTGTAAGTGCTGACTCTCGGCTTACTTTGATTCATtatccccctctttctctctgtttgagtctttcttttctttctcaggcGCAGCTGTAGTATAGACAAGTGTCCTCTGTCCTCCGGAGCGCTGTCACTTTTAAGGAGAGACATGGTTCGCTCAGAGTCTCTTCGTGTGGACCCTGGAGTTCGGACCCATCGCATCTTCAGACCTTCAGACCTTATCCATGGAGAAGTGCTTGGCAAGGGCTTCTATGGACAGGCTGTCAAGGTACCGCAGTCATTTTTCCATTCATTTGTCCCTTATATGGGTgactttttcaaaacattttaaatgacagtAAACCTAGTTAACAGTTCTTTGTAAGATCGATTTTTAACCTCTTGCTGTCAAGGTAACGCATCAGGAGACAGGGGAGGTGATGGTGATGAAAGAGTTGATACGTTTTGATGAAGAGACACAGAAGACTTTCTTAAAGGAAGTAAGTTCTCACACAGCACACTCATATTTACCAACACAGCTGGTGATCGCTTTATTTCGGTGACTACCAAAGGGATAACAAGTTAACAAGTTAAGGAAGTTGGGCGCCCTCCACTAAGTCCACTTTAGGTTTTTAGTTGGGAAGAAATGTTTAACAAGAAGAGTTCCCTAGCACAATTTTAAACCAATCTTACATCATCAAGATAGTTTTGAGGTCACTATCATACCTATGAGCTTATTTCATGTTGCTATAATGACattgtttaactacattttttttcaatttgtacAGGTGAAGGTGATGCGCTGTCTGGACCATCCCAATGTCCTAAAGTTCATTGGACTATTTTATAAAGACAAACGAATAAACTTTGTCTCTGAATACATCCAGGGAGGAACTCTCCGAGAGACCATCATAAAAATGGtaagttcatttttttttttttttttctgtgaggaCTGTCAGTTTACACAGATACACTATGTTGGTCATaatgttgttgatgttgttgttgttgttgttgttgtaggacAATGACTTTCCCTGGAGATTAAGAGTGAGTTATGCCAAAGACATTGCAGCTGGAATGGTAAGTCTTTCAAGGTTAATATCCAAAATAATTCTATAATCTAGTACCAACTTTCCCTTATGTATATTACATATCTCCTTCTAAGGCCTATCTACACTCCATGAATGTCATCCACCGAGATCTAAACTCACACAACTGCCTGGTCAGAGAGGTAAACAAGTGTTTCcatcacacacatcacactagGGTTAGCTTTAGATCTGAGCTTTAGCTGATCTGTTTAACTACGACCAGTGTACAAAACAGGTAGTTATCTagcaaaaaaatcaattatgTAACCTGAAAAAACTGATTTATAgtttgttaatttgtttttgtctattttcTAACTATTAAACCTATATGTGACAAAGTAAATAagtaatacaatttttttttttaaattgtgtaagttttttaaaattataaaaCCAAAAAATATCAATCTCTTCTAACTGTATAGTTTTAACTTAATGTTAACTTATCCTTCTTACATACATGATTGACTTGAAGGCTGCCAAAGAAGCTAGTAGAACagctgtttttaatttgtttataatgtttttaatttgtttattgatgtttttaattgtcttctaactgctctttaatgttttatgtaaagcactttgaattgccctgttgctgaaatgtgctatacaaataaagctgccttgccttgcctgcCTAAGGTTTATGGGAAATGTGATCTGTATTTTGAGAAACACAAATGCTACATACTTCTGCTActcttttaaacaaaaacagaccaacataaacattcttaaaatctctctctctctctctctctctctctctctctctctctctctctctctctctctctctctctctctctctctctccttgtttaGAACCAGTCTGTGGTGGTGGCAGATTTTGGACTAGCCAGGCtagtgacagaggacagacATCAGAGCAGAACATCCTCTCTGGAAAGGCCAGTGAAGGGGACACTGCCAGAGCTCCGCAGGCCTGACCGGAGGAAGCGCTACACCGTGGTAGGAAACCCCTACTGGATGGCTCCTGAAATGATCCATGGTGAGTGCAGAAGGTTCCAGGTTCAGTTATAGAAGGGGATTGCTAATCTCTAAATCAAAGCCCTAAACCCAATTTGACAGAGTGTTTATCTCTATGAGCCCATAACTGAGGTCTGTAGTGGAGATAAATAGATGTACAACTGGCATTGGCACAATATTTATGATTATGAGTAAAGGACTTTGGCAGTCATGTGAGACCTCACAGCAGAGGTGTGAAGATTCATATTGGATTAATACTTGCATTTGCACAATAAATGTTGCTATCATTTTTAATTGTGAGTGAATGACAGTTTGCTGATAATGATTTTCTCAACTATGCTGGTGACACGGATATGAATACTCTACGTGAGGTGTCTAAACAGTATTGACTAATCTCAACTTGGCTCTTGACACCATAAATGCACTCTGTtaaaatatgcaaaaaaaatggGGAAACTGTGTGGGAGACCTGATATTACTCCAAGGTAATAATAGCAGGTCCAATATGAATACACTGAACACAGGATCTCTACATCTCCATCATCGGTCAGTATGAGACAGTAAAGATGTGGTTCACATTTTCCAATCTTTCCTCTGCACCTCTTAGGGAAAAGCTATGATGAACGGGTGGACATATTTTCCTTTGGTATCATGATATGTGAGGTAAGAACTTCTGGGCAGAAATATTCCTAAAAATATGAAGTGGTGTTGACTGAAAAATCAGAACTCCTGTGTTCAAATCTTGTGTAAATGTCAAAGAAACAAACCTCTATTATCCATACTTTTTTTATCAATCAAACATTTTATCAATTTTAAAATATgtatctatctctgtctctcttaagATAATAGGTAGAGTGAATGCTGACCCTGACTACCTTCCCCGGTCGAATGATTTTGGGCTGAATGTAGCCGGTTTCCTGCAGCAGTACCACCCTCCACAGTGCCCCTCGGCCTTCTTGCCGCTGGGTGTCCTCTGCTGTGAAACGGACGCTGATAAACGGTATGACTGCACAAATCTAACACAACTGCAGACCTAATTTCCTATAAAGCAAAGTATGAGCTAGATGTTCAAAAAATCGAGATAAGTACCTCTGTTTAaaattttgttttgaaacacAATTTAATTATTCATTACATTTTAGTTCTGTTCCAGTCAACAGAACAACCATAGGCCGCCACTAGTGTCACTGCTAATTAAAATTTAACTAATAGGCACTTCATTAGAGGGATAGTGCTGTGGTACTCTAATGTTGTAAAGGAAATTGTTAAACAACATATGAGCCACTGATATGAGCCAACATAAAGTACAAAAACATTGTATTCTACTAGCAAtgcataacacaaacacactaaactaaTACAGTGCAGAATAGCCTATTAAATGTAATCAATGCACTACTGCAGTAGAGCATGTAAGGTCCTCCAACCTCTCATAACCACAACTCTTTGTCTTTCAGTCCTTCCTTTTTAAAGCTGGGGGAGTGGCTGGAGAACCTGCTGATGCACCTGGACATCAGTCTGCCTCTGCTCTCGGAGTTAGAGCAGGTCAGCAGAGCCTTCTGGCAGAATCACAACCACCTAAACCACTCTCACAACCAGGACAAGACCCTTGATTCTCACAATCAACAAACCCACAATTCATCACAGCCACAAAGACAGAGCCCCAACCCCGAGCAACATTTGGAAAATGCAAATAACTACATCAAGCCTAATGACCTCACTCAGAGCCAAAACCAGTATAGCACACCTGATAGCCATTCGGACAGAGAGCAACACACACATGACAGCACTGAGCATGGCCACTCCTGTTCAAGCAGAGAATGTAAGGACCACTCACAAGACAAGAGCCAGACGTTTTGCAGGTCTACGAGCACAGACTCAGGCGAGAATGGGTCTGAAACCTATGAACGCAATAACCTCTCAGGACAACCAAAAGCCCAGGACGAGCCCTCACAACCGCTCCAGGTCAACAACTCACTGCTAGGCCCTTCTAACAGGCCCAGAAGGACATGCAGAGCGCTGTGGGACATATCTACGGAGGACAGCTGTTTTCTCTGACTGCTTCATCTGATGGCCAAGACAGGGTACATCTACAAAGCACAGCTTCAAAggataaaacactttaaaaagacCTTTGTGCGTTTTTAAAACAACtgggagagaagagaaagaatcATATAGCTGTATGTGGAGGACTAATGCATGAAGAACCTGCTGCAGAGGCATATAGAAATTAAATTACATGAAAAGCAGTTAAGACGTGTATGTTACTTGATGACAACTGCctagcaaattacatttgcttcATATTGTTCTCTGAACCAGTATTTATATGGTTTCAACAAGAGCCCGGCCAATACTGGATTTAGTTGATACCCATATTGACATTTTAGAGTTCAATATTAATCCAATAGCAGTCTATATAAAGGCTATATTGGctggtatttatttattaacataaGCAGAtaacagaaaaacattttgataaGGATTCCTTAAATTCCACAGATTGTCAGTGCACTCTGGTGGACAAATTAGGTAATTGCgacattgtttttaaaagtggtgatagaatgatgatatagggtatttcacactgttccttatggtctcctaatggggtatgtaacattggttgggctgaaaatggcctggttgatattttattggcccttatgcatccctgtgttttggccctatttgtaacaagagtttttctatgtatgtcctatttacccaccgaacagtcgttattcaactatgacaaggtaaaattggtttcttggattctatcacccctttaaatcaAACATATGTTTGGTATTTCTGTGTTACAATTTCTCTTTACTCATCAGTTAACATCTATTGAATGGTGACATTAGTATATTGTGCTAAGCAAAAATTTGCCGGCCAATAGTTTTTGGTTGGGCTCCAGTGTCAACTTTGTCCATAAGCTGTGAAACACGTGGCACTTTATACTTTAAGCTACACTTCATGGGTCAATTATTtatcacaatgccttgtgtatTTTCTGTTGAAATGTTTCAGACCACATCTAACATACTGAGCTGTGAAATTATAGAAGTGTAACTGTTACTTAATAAAGGGAAATATAAATTAATGTGACTAAATTTAAATCACTATTTAGCATTAAATCCCCTTGATAAAATAACACTTCTGATTATTAAATCACTCCTTTTCTAAGGCagttcttttttaatttaacatggACGTGATAAAGCAATTTGTTATTCCTGAAGTTGTAACTATTTTTGGTATTATTTCAAATACAGACATGGGAAATTAAAGAAAAACCTGAATAAAAGAATAgagaaatataaatgtggatgcTTCCGTGCACCAGGGCTCACTAAATGGTTTGGTGAGTATGAAAATGACATGGATAAAATGCTACAGCCTTTACAGTCATCAGATCTCAACCCAGTTGAACACCTATGGCAGATTTTGCACCGATTCATATTGgtttttcctttaatttgtcaCCCATCTGTAAAGCTAGTTTACAGCTGTATACCATAGGGAACCACGAAGAATGTTAACGCTACATGAGAGGGACAAACTATAACGTAATCGGTTAGAAAGCTCACCTTGAAAAATGCAGCGATAGCAGTAGCGTAAACTATTAATAGTGGTACCTGCTGTTGTTATGGTCCTGCACTGAAGTCACCGGCATTGGTCACCGGCCTACTCCACTCtccgacatttttttttttaaatctttatttaCACAAATAAACCTACAAAGATATTACCATTCAAACAATAGTAACATGTTACtgccgttctcttaatacatccatggttactacctatatactgtctatggttactACCCGTTAAAACCCATAAAACCACGTCAGAGGCTCACGTgtcgcgcgcgcgcacacacacacacacacacacacacacacacacacacaaatcacacacactaTAGTATATGCCTCATCAACACATAGTCTTCCGTCATTACTCACGTTGTAGGCCTAGTTTATCCTTTTTTTGCGTCTGAACTGGACGGTTTGAGGAGCCGATAGCATTATGGAGCACATGTCGTCTCCGGTCAGGTTCCGCAGCAGTAAGAGAGGTATGTCACTGAACACATGCATTTAAACACAACTAGGTTGCATCACCGATTTCTTGAATATTCTTGCAGGAATTTATATTTGTGTATGGCATTTGTATTCTTGTCTTCATCATGGTGAGCCTTTGGCACCTTTTTCAAGGTTCAAGGTTCAGTTTTCATGGTACACACAGGGTTGCGATCGCAATGCTGTTGTAGtccttttataaaaaaagtaaaaacacaaaacaaaaacagttgtCCATTCCTGTAGTACATTCTTTTAATTTGCTTTAGGAGGATGCTGTTAGACCTCTGTTAGTATAGACATGCACATGAAGGTGATATAAACTATGGAAGAAAATGTTATAAACCATTCagtgttctgttctgttctatAGTTTAAAGTTTGTGCATTTTGTTTTAAGTCTTGTTTATTGATAGCAGGAGGGTATAGTAAAGctacttatttttttatacattggGGACCAATAGCCATCATTTTCTGTTCTCATTATCCAGCTTATACAACAAGTCTAtgcatttgtattgtattttttttgtttttttttactaagtATACATTTTTCCCATTTATATATGCTATCCTCTGCTCAAAAAAGCGGCAACTTTCCCAGAAAAAGAGGTAGGACTTAGGACATGTTTGTAGAATAGTCTTTAATAGTGTTTATAGCttgtttatagtgtgtgtgtgtgtgtgtgtgtgtgtgtgtgtgtgtgtgtgtgtgtgtgtgtgtgttaagagttAAATCTCCAACCCCCCAGCCTGTCAGAGCATAAGAAGCTGGGTTAATCCTGCTgcaaagctttgtgggtaatgAGAGTTGACAGGCAGAGGGACACCAGAGAATCCTGATCAGGCCAGCAGCACTGTGTTCTGCTGTTGTTCTTGACCAAGTCAACAGGACAATGTGAAATGTGTCTTCTGTAAAGCAGGTGTGGAGGCTCGGCTGCCCCAACTGCTCATGATAGCGAGTAGAGTCACTCTGTGGGAAAATTACATATGAGGTGTGGACTGTATTGTCAGTCAGATGGCCCTGATTAAtaactacagtatgtgtacATAACCTCCACACTGAAAGAGGCTCcttaaaaatgatttttaaaaCCTATTACTTCATTCTAGTTAGTATATCCAGTTGGACCCTAGTGTTTACCAACCTCCAACTCcagactgtctgttgttagCCTCTCCACCATGCCTGGACAGATGGATGAAGGCCTCTGTAATGGTATAATGGGCTCACAAGTCAAGGCTAATCAGTGAAGAAAGGGTAGCCACTACAACAAAAGACACAGAAGACTCATCCTGTCATGTACTCAGAGAGCATGACTCTGACTGTGGCCACCAGCAGTCAGTTAgtcagtttgtgtttgtttttatactggcggtattacagtattattatAGTGACAAGTCAACAATCTATATTTGATCAATTataatatacacacatagattaaattatataatatttCTGAAGGGAAAAGGACTCGAAATCAAAGTGGAATTGCCAAAATCTTGACTTTTTAGTGTCCTGCATGGAATAGAAATCCTACCTGTAATGATTGTAACTGGTCATAAAAGAAGAGACCATGTCTAATAGGTTTTGGTGATTATTGGTTTAATTAACTGCAGATTTAAGGTTTCCGTGCACTTTTTTTCGGTCTCTCCTTTAGATTGGACTAGAGACTAAAAGTAATCAACTTTTTATTGCACCATTATTTTTCCAAGCAAATCAGTAAATAGGAAAGAAAGATCACTttcttttaagtttttatttaaagtgagTTATATTTTCGAGTCTGTCCATATAAAACCATGATGTGTACCTCTGCTGCTGCCTGTCGCAGTTTTCCAGTCTGTCCATTGAGGACCAGGAGGTCACTCAGTATCCGTACGCCATGAGGGATCTGTATCCCATCTCTCAGCCTGGCCAACAGCCCCAGGCACCAGTCCACCGGGAGGCAGAGGATTCTGGGACAGCAACCAACGGGGCACTCCACAGCCTCCCTGGGACTCCCTGTCTGCCTCGTCCCATCCCCTGCCACCCTGCTGGCTCTCCGACAGTCCCAAATAGACCAAGTTATGTGGAACCAAACACAGAGTTTCAACCCCTGCCGCTGAGGAGGCAGCTCGTCTCTCAGGTGTCCATGGATTGTCCACTCAGCCCGGCCTCACGTCCACACAGCCCCTGGGGACGCTTTGACCCCTACTCTCCAGAGGTATGTTTCTGTATGCCAGAGCCTGTGTCAGAAGAAGCCCCTAGATACAAAATGTCTGTTTTATACATTTCCCAACAGTTGTGCACAATGCTGAACTCATACTGTATGTTCTAACATCCACATTTTTTCTTCACGTCCTATTACATAATATCTAAACCCTTAACCCTGCTGACAATTATCCTTGGAACTGTTTCATGCTGTTTCAGCAGCTGTTTCAtgtacaaacaaaagaaaaatacaaagttaGTTAATACCGAGGTCAGACATTACCTTTCATGGTCAAAGCACAGGTGCATGTTGACGTGGTTAACAGGTGTTAGACATATCTGTTCTGCCCCCAAGGTGCACCTCTGCTGGGGTATAAAGATGAGAAAGTCTATTGTTTCCTTGCTTCTCTGCTCATCCTTCTTCTGATGCTACTGGGTCCGAGGCCCCATGATGCTTTGCAACGCACCTCATAGACTTGTGAAGCATTAGGTGCAGATCATAATGAGGGTCAGATTGTGTTGAGTCCAGGTCAGGCCACAACAGTGATGGCTGTTACTATGACTACCATGTGTTACCATGACTGTAACATGATTGCATCAGTACTCCCTCTTACAACAACACAATGAGTACACCCAAAACCCTCACTTATAAACAATATGCAGATACATACATGTTATATTGGTGTTTTCTTTCTGCAGGATCAGGACAAGGAGTATGTGGGTTTTGCCACATTGCCCAACCAGGTTCACAGAAAAACAGTGAAGAAAGGTTTCACATTTACGCTTATGGTAGCAGGTAAGTCCTCCTATATGTCTGCTAACAGAGATACTTTTAAAGGCTACagggttttttgtttttttttaaacacaacaaATCACAAAACCATATAAAACATCTAGAAAGTTGATAACATCAGATTGGATGTCAATTAACTGACACAATGCTAAGAAATGCCTTCGTCAGTGCAGATTACAGACATACCAGCTCTGAATTCTACATTTGTCAACCATGATTAAAACTTGAACTGATTAGTGGGAGTATggttgtgtgtcattgtgtgtgagGAAGCACTTTCTCTTTGGCAATTACTAGTGAAATATCACATCCAACACAGTCAGCTCATGCTACTTCAAGAGTCAGggttgtctctttctctgtaggGGTGTCTGGCCTCGGTAAATCCACACTAATCAACACTTTGTTCCTCACGGACCTCTACAAAGACAGGAAGGTTCCTAATGCGCAAGGTGAGATTAGTTCTGTTATTTACTTATATGGCCCATGTAAATGGAGTAGGAAAGTGGGTTTAACTAGACTATGCAATTGAATGGTCTATgtagaaaaaaatgacattattaGCATTTTTCTTGTTCAAATTTTGATGCTGCTATTCGTTTCTGACCCTGAGATTTGTGTGTTCTTGTACATGTTTGTACACACTGTTAACTTGTTGCCTGTGTacatttagttactttgcacTTGTACGTGTCTGCAGAACAGATCAATCAAACAGTCGACATCGTCAAACACACAATTA
This genomic interval from Perca flavescens isolate YP-PL-M2 chromosome 13, PFLA_1.0, whole genome shotgun sequence contains the following:
- the LOC114566405 gene encoding LIM domain kinase 1, which codes for MSRRDQRFRRGMKGRCCECGCILSNWYYEREGQLYCKKHYWARYGEHCHGCKETIATGLIMVAGAQKYHPECFTCMSCEMVIGDGDTYTLIERTKLYCGHCFCQGEISAVRSASQLTKSRHMVALVSLPPHAGGQRGLTVATDFSQEKGPLVTVTRLDSAALNPDLLSSIHTGDRVLEVNGIPVHNISPEEINFVIQDTKRPLQLTIEHNPQSPEDLLRSNNPQDNISCPDPCVRDKLSSTHKLPSLVEEPSPGEGTDEPIRLSLSPPQHQGTTGMRSRHILRSCSIDKCPLSSGALSLLRRDMVRSESLRVDPGVRTHRIFRPSDLIHGEVLGKGFYGQAVKVTHQETGEVMVMKELIRFDEETQKTFLKEVKVMRCLDHPNVLKFIGLFYKDKRINFVSEYIQGGTLRETIIKMDNDFPWRLRVSYAKDIAAGMAYLHSMNVIHRDLNSHNCLVRENQSVVVADFGLARLVTEDRHQSRTSSLERPVKGTLPELRRPDRRKRYTVVGNPYWMAPEMIHGKSYDERVDIFSFGIMICEIIGRVNADPDYLPRSNDFGLNVAGFLQQYHPPQCPSAFLPLGVLCCETDADKRPSFLKLGEWLENLLMHLDISLPLLSELEQVSRAFWQNHNHLNHSHNQDKTLDSHNQQTHNSSQPQRQSPNPEQHLENANNYIKPNDLTQSQNQYSTPDSHSDREQHTHDSTEHGHSCSSRECKDHSQDKSQTFCRSTSTDSGENGSETYERNNLSGQPKAQDEPSQPLQVNNSLLGPSNRPRRTCRALWDISTEDSCFL